From the Stenotrophomonas bentonitica genome, one window contains:
- a CDS encoding BatA domain-containing protein encodes MSLSLLFPMGLLALAALLVPLLIHLARRHHYAPLEFAALRWLRAKARPRQRIRFDEWPLLLVRLLLLAALALLLARPLLHGAPVQAPPWLVVAPGLAPVTVPEGSEGRWLAPGFPPLQETAPGTTQPLASLLRELDQQLPSGTALTVYVPDPMPGLDGERPRLSRTVEWRPVPAPVNATTGDTAQRLRVSGAASGTDDAQTLRVLDAVQRAWNAQPLSAPLEGDAVPANGEIGVWRSDAPLSDAWRTWVEAGNSVLALSATAVADKGTPILTDSEGKPALVRHALGRGQVLRFTAALTPDALPILRDPAFPRRLLEQLHPAVAPRIAPAATQRPLTGTAAPLVQPRDLSSWLLIAIVCLFALERWMATSRRRGAGA; translated from the coding sequence ATGAGTCTTTCGCTGCTGTTCCCGATGGGGCTGCTGGCGCTGGCGGCACTGCTGGTGCCGTTGCTGATCCACCTGGCGCGCCGCCATCACTACGCACCGCTGGAGTTCGCCGCGCTGCGCTGGCTGCGCGCCAAGGCGCGTCCGCGCCAGCGGATACGGTTCGACGAATGGCCGCTGCTGCTGGTGCGCCTGTTGCTGCTGGCGGCCCTGGCGCTGCTGCTGGCACGGCCGCTGCTGCATGGCGCGCCGGTACAGGCGCCGCCGTGGCTGGTGGTTGCACCGGGGCTGGCCCCGGTGACGGTGCCCGAAGGCAGCGAAGGCCGCTGGCTGGCGCCGGGGTTCCCGCCGTTGCAGGAGACCGCACCGGGCACCACGCAGCCGCTGGCCAGCCTGCTGCGTGAGCTGGACCAACAGCTGCCGAGCGGCACCGCGTTGACCGTTTACGTGCCCGACCCGATGCCCGGCCTGGATGGCGAGCGGCCCCGGCTGTCGCGCACGGTCGAATGGCGGCCCGTGCCCGCGCCGGTCAATGCAACTACCGGCGACACTGCGCAACGCCTGCGCGTCAGCGGCGCCGCATCCGGGACAGACGATGCACAGACGCTGCGCGTGCTCGACGCCGTGCAGCGCGCGTGGAACGCGCAACCGCTGTCCGCACCGCTCGAAGGGGACGCGGTGCCCGCCAATGGCGAGATCGGCGTGTGGCGGTCCGACGCGCCGCTGTCCGACGCATGGCGCACGTGGGTGGAAGCGGGCAACAGTGTGCTCGCGCTGTCCGCGACTGCCGTAGCCGACAAGGGCACGCCCATCCTGACGGACAGCGAGGGCAAGCCCGCCCTCGTCCGTCACGCACTCGGTCGCGGCCAGGTGCTGCGCTTCACTGCCGCATTGACCCCCGACGCCTTGCCCATCCTGCGCGACCCCGCATTCCCGCGCCGTCTGCTGGAACAGCTGCACCCCGCAGTCGCCCCCCGGATCGCACCCGCCGCCACGCAGCGCCCGTTGACCGGCACCGCCGCGCCCCTCGTACAACCGCGTGATTTGAGCTCGTGGCTGCTGATCGCCATCGTCTGCCTGTTCGCGCTGGAACGCTGGATGGCCACGTCACGCCGTCGCGGAGCGGGCGCATGA
- a CDS encoding DUF58 domain-containing protein — protein sequence MHAPIAIPADVRSRLKALRLLPRRAVGAQSIGQHASRSRGAGLEFAQYRAYEPGDELRQIDWKLYARSDRFFVRESERESPVTIWILLDATASAGQCDRARPAVSRLDHASAVAACIIELALQQGDRLGLIAISGEGVQLVPAGSGARQRDRIHLLLHRLRAHGAWPASDALRPVWERVQANDMLIALGDGFDEAGTVLLERLAAARRDVAQLQILTADERDFPFQDGHRFRDPETGEELLGDGRAIRDDYLARFAEAQRLLQSRLQRGGIAHVVTHTDQPLDAPLRALAGVGR from the coding sequence ATGCACGCTCCGATCGCCATTCCCGCCGATGTGCGCAGCCGCCTGAAGGCACTGCGCCTGTTGCCGCGGCGTGCCGTGGGCGCCCAGAGCATCGGGCAACATGCCAGCCGCAGTCGCGGCGCCGGGCTGGAGTTCGCGCAGTACCGCGCGTACGAGCCCGGCGACGAGCTGCGCCAGATCGACTGGAAGCTGTACGCGCGTTCGGACCGCTTCTTCGTGCGCGAATCCGAGCGCGAAAGCCCGGTCACGATCTGGATCCTGCTCGACGCCACTGCATCGGCCGGCCAGTGCGACCGCGCACGCCCGGCTGTATCCCGGCTCGACCACGCCAGCGCGGTCGCAGCCTGCATCATCGAACTGGCGTTGCAGCAGGGCGACCGCTTAGGGCTGATTGCCATCAGTGGCGAGGGCGTGCAGCTGGTACCGGCCGGCAGCGGTGCGCGCCAACGCGACCGCATCCATCTGCTGTTGCACCGCCTGCGTGCGCACGGCGCCTGGCCGGCCTCGGACGCGTTGCGACCGGTATGGGAGCGGGTCCAGGCCAACGACATGCTCATTGCGCTGGGCGATGGCTTCGACGAAGCCGGCACCGTGCTGCTGGAACGGCTGGCCGCCGCGCGCCGCGATGTGGCGCAGCTGCAGATCCTCACCGCTGACGAGCGCGACTTCCCGTTCCAGGACGGCCACCGTTTCCGCGACCCGGAAACCGGTGAAGAGCTGCTCGGCGATGGCCGTGCGATCCGCGACGACTACCTGGCACGCTTCGCCGAAGCCCAGCGCCTGCTGCAGTCGCGCCTTCAGCGCGGCGGCATCGCACATGTGGTCACCCATACCGACCAGCCGCTGGATGCGCCGCTGCGCGCGCTCGCCGGGGTTGGCCGATGA
- a CDS encoding AAA family ATPase, translated as MQNDSPIDALLQKLQPLRDALGQAVVGQHDVVEQLLIGLLAGGHVLLEGAPGLGKTLLVRSLGQALELQFRRVQFTPDLMPSDILGTELLEEDHGTGHRHFRFQQGPIFTNLLLADELNRTPPKTQAALLEAMQERTVSYAGTTYSLPAPFFVLATQNPIEQAGTYPLPEAQLDRFLLHVRVDYPTEQEERDILVQTTGSSSGAVPRVMHAEDVLALQAAVRQVHVSDDVLTWITRLVRASRPGDGAPAAVNHWIKWGAGPRAGQSLVLAAKARALLQGRFAATRDDVQALMAPVMRHRLLLSFAAEAEQKSADDVIAALLQAVPFPA; from the coding sequence ATGCAGAATGACAGCCCGATTGATGCCCTCCTCCAGAAGCTGCAGCCGCTGCGCGATGCGCTGGGCCAGGCCGTGGTCGGCCAGCACGACGTGGTGGAGCAGCTGCTGATCGGCCTGCTGGCCGGCGGCCACGTGCTGCTGGAAGGTGCGCCGGGGCTGGGCAAGACCCTGCTGGTGCGCTCGCTCGGGCAGGCGCTGGAACTGCAGTTCCGGCGCGTGCAGTTCACCCCCGACCTGATGCCCAGCGACATCCTCGGTACCGAGCTGCTTGAAGAGGACCATGGCACCGGCCATCGGCACTTCCGTTTCCAGCAGGGCCCGATCTTCACCAACCTGCTGCTGGCCGACGAGCTCAACCGTACGCCGCCCAAGACCCAGGCGGCGCTGCTGGAAGCGATGCAGGAACGTACCGTCAGCTACGCCGGCACCACCTATTCGCTGCCCGCGCCGTTCTTCGTGCTGGCCACGCAGAACCCGATCGAACAGGCCGGCACCTACCCGCTGCCCGAAGCGCAGCTGGATCGTTTCCTGCTGCACGTGCGGGTGGACTACCCCACCGAACAGGAAGAGCGCGACATCCTGGTGCAGACCACCGGCAGCAGCAGCGGTGCGGTGCCCAGGGTGATGCACGCCGAAGACGTGCTGGCCCTGCAGGCCGCGGTGCGGCAGGTGCATGTCAGCGACGACGTGCTGACCTGGATCACCCGCCTGGTCCGCGCCAGTCGTCCTGGCGATGGTGCGCCTGCGGCAGTGAACCACTGGATCAAGTGGGGCGCTGGCCCGCGCGCCGGCCAGTCGCTGGTGCTGGCGGCCAAGGCACGCGCGCTGCTGCAGGGCCGCTTCGCCGCCACCCGCGACGACGTGCAGGCGCTGATGGCGCCGGTGATGCGTCACCGCCTGCTGCTGTCCTTTGCAGCCGAAGCCGAGCAGAAAAGCGCCGACGACGTGATCGCTGCGTTGCTGCAGGCCGTGCCGTTCCCCGCCTGA